ATCTGGATCAATTTCAGGCGGGCGGGGCCGTCACCGGGACGGCACCGTCGGGATATCCCTGCGCGCGGAGGCGACGGTTGCGGCGCCATTCGAGCCCCTTCTTCACGGCCCAGCCGGCAGTGAGCGCGGCGCCGAGCGGGCCGAGGCCGCGCTTGGCAATGAAGGGAAGCGCGGCCGCCGCGGCAGTGCCGAGCGCGCCGCCGCCCAGCGTCTTGGCGACCTGACGACCGGCAAGGCCGGTGGCGATATTACGAAACAGCATGAAGAATTCTCCGACAGGATGAAAATGGTTCGAGCAATGAACGCACCAACCGCGTGCGGGGGTCCGAGCGAGGCGAGGCTTCGACACGCGCGGCGGGCGGTTGGGACCGCATCCCAACCCATGGTGGCGAATCCCACCAAACCGACAAAGGCGGGCGAAAAAACCTGGGTTTTTCGACAAAAAACAAATTGGCACGCCCCGTGCATATCATGGTCCATGCGGCCCGACGCGATGGGTCGCCCGATAATAAAGGGGAGTTTGATGATCATGTTCGGCAACAATTTCCAACGCCACCTGGTGGCTGCCTTCGCCTCCATCCTGATGAGCTCGATCGCCATCGGCGCCGCCGTGGCCCCGAGCGACCTGTCCGCCAGCGCGATCGTGATGCCCGCCCATGCCTGACCTGACCCCGATCCATGCACAGCCAAAGAAGCGCGTGCGCAACCTCGAGCCGCTGGGGCGGACCGAGAGCGCGGGGGCCGGTAACGGCGGGCGTCTCGCCCCGCTGGGCGCGATGCTGTCGGGACCGATCTTTACCCGGGCCCGCGACATCATCGCGGCCAATGTCAACGAGTTGATCGAGAAGAGCCAGGACCCGGCCAAGATGATCCGCATGATCATCATGGAAATGGAAGACGTGCTCGCCGAGACCCGCGCCACAGCGGCCCGGGCGATCGCCGACCTGACGGAAATGCGCGCCGCGCATGGCCGTCTCGAGCAGCTCAGCCTCGACTGGCAGGGCCGCGCCGAATTGGCGCTCGAGAAAGGCCGCGAAGACCTCGCCAAGCAGGCGCTGATCGAGCGCAGCAAGGTGAGCGACATGCTCGGCAGCCTGGCGAGCGAGATGAGCGGCATCGAGGAGGTGCTGAAGGGTTATGAGGCCGACATCCAGCGGCTCCAGTCCAAGCTGCACGAGGCGCGCAGCCGGCAGGCCTCGATCGCCAGCCGCATCGAGAGCGCGATGAGCCGTGCCCGCGCCCGCGAATTGCTTTATGGTGAGCGCACCGAGGACGCATTCGCGCGGTTCGAACAGCTCGAACGCCGCGCCGACATGGCCGAGGGTCATGCCGATGCGATGGGGCTGGGCGCGAAGAGCCTCGAAGAGGAATTCGCCGAATTGAAGGCCGAGGAACGGGCGCTGGAAGCGCTCGAGGAAATGAAGAAAGCCCGCGCGACGATGCAAGAGGCGGGCGACAAAGGGGACCGTCAATGAGCAAGCAGTATCGCTACAGCCTCGCCAGGGAAGACAAGAAGGTCGCGGGAGTGTGCGCCGCGGCGGGCAAGCGCTTCGGGGTCGATCCGACCTTCCTGCGCATCGCCTTCATCTTCACCTTCCTCGTCATCGAATGGGAGCTGGCGGTCGGCGCTTATATCGCCGCCGGGCTCGCGCTCACCTTCATGCGCGCCAAGGAATTGGGTGCCGGGAACACGACGGCGCGCAGCATCGAGCATAAGGCGCCGCGCGGGTCGGTCCACGACCTTCGCACCAAGCTCGACGATCGCGACCGTCGCATGATGGCGATCGACCATCACCTGTCGAGCCATGACAGCGACAAGCTGGCCCGCGAGATCGAGGAGCTGCGCGCCAAGGTCGATGCCAAGAAGGCCGAGGCGGGCAAGGATGCTGCCGCCGCCAGCGAAGGAGATGCCTGATGACCGATCCGCTGAGCATTGCCCTTGTGGGCCTGTCGGTGCTCGCCGTTGCAGCGCTGGCTGCCTTTTCCGGCCTTCGCGCCTTTACCGGATGGCTCGATCTCAAGCGCGCCGAACTCGATGGGCGGATGGATGCCGAGATCGCGCCGGCGGGCGGGATGATCGAGATCGCCGACCTGCGCGAACGGGTTCGCAAGCTCGAGGCCATCGCGGCGGGGATCGACCCCTAGGAGCCGTCACGATGATCGGACACCCTTTGAAGGGCCCTTGCAGCGATGCAGGGGCCCTTTTCGGTTGGTCGCATGTGCCGGGCGCCTCATCGCTAACAAATTGGCCCACAGCCGGCCATTCATTGTCTTGATATAATGTTACGTCTATCTGGCTCGGCATGATCAGCTTGCTTCTCGCATCGACCGCCCTAGCGTCCGTCCAATCCGCTTCCGCCCCGACCGACTCGCCCGCCGAAGAAGACCGTATCGTTATCACCGGCCATGTGATCGAGGGGCTCGACCTTCTTGCCGGCGCCTCGGTTGTCGAGGGCGAGGATCTGGTCCGCAGCATCGAGACGCAGGTCGGCGACGCGCTGACCGGGGTGGCGGGCGTGAGCGCCAGCAGCTTCACTCCCGGTGCCTCGCGCCCGATCCTGCGCGGCTTTTCGGGTGAGCGCGTGCGCGTCCTCAACGACGGCATCGGCTCGATCGACGTGTCCAACACCTCGGCCGACCATGCCGTGACGATCGACCCGCTGACCGCCGAGCGGATCGAGGTGCTGCGCGGGCCCGCCGTGCTGATTTTCGGCGGGCAGGCGATCGGCGGGGCGGTCAACGTGATCGACCGGCGCATCCCGCGCACCGACACCAACGAGGGATATCATGTCGATTTCCTCGGCCAGCTGCGCAGCGCCGACGATGGATCGGCGCTGGGCGCCGCGCTCGACGTGGAACTGGTCGAAGACCTGTATTTCCATGTCGATGGCAGTTGGAACCGCGGCGAGGATCTCGAGGTCGGCGGCTTCGTCCTGTCCGATGCGCTGCGAGCCGAAGCGCTGGAGGAAGCGGCCGAGGAGCGCGAGGAAGGGCATTTCGAGGAAGCCGAGGAACTGGAGGAACTCGCCGATCTGCGCGGCGTGCTTCCCAATAGCGGGTTCGAGCAATGGTCGGCAGCGGCAGGCCTCGGATATGTCGGCGAGCGTTTCGAAGTCGGCGCATCCTACAGCATTTTCGACACCGACTATGGCGTTCCGACCCGTCCCGGCGCGCATCATCATCACGAGGAAGGCGAGGAAGGCGAGGAAGAAGAGGGCGAGGAAATGGTGTCGATCGGCATGCGGCAGGAGCGGCTCGACGCGCGCGCGCGTGTCAATCTCGACGGTTTCTTCGAGCATGCCACGCTGCGTCTTGCCACCGCCGACTATACCCACACCGAATTCGAGGGCGAGGAAGTCGGCACGGTGTTCGATTCCTCGGGCTTCGAAGCGCGGTTTGAGCTCAAGCAGGCCGATCGCGACGGGCTCCATGGCGCTTTCGGCGTGCAATATTATGCGCGCGAGTTTGACGCCGTGGGCGCAGAAGCGTTTCTGCGCGACAATGAGACGACGAGCTTCGGCATCTTCGCGCTCGAGGAATTCCAGCCCGGCGCGCTGGGTATCGAGGCCGCCGCGCGGATCGATTTCACCGAGCACGACAGTGGCTTTTTCGACATCAGCCGCAATTTCACGACGGTCTCGGGGGCGCTCGGCACCAATTACGAGGTCGGGCCCGACGCCACCATTGGCGCCAACCTGTCCTATACCGAGCGTGCGCCGAGCCCTGAGGAGCTGTTCTCCGACGGGCCGCATATCGCCACCTCGGCCTTCGAGGTGGGCGATCCGGACCTTGGCGTCGAAAGCAGCGTGGGCGGCGAATTGTTCGCTCGTTACGAGAGCCGTGCGGTCGCCGCGCGGGCGACGCTATGGGCCAATTGGTTCGACGATTTCGTCTACGAGGCAGATACGGGACTGGAAGAGGACGAATTGCCGCTGTTCGAATATCGCCAGCAGGGCGCCGATTTCTGGGGTGTCGAGCTCGAGGCGTCCGCGCCGCTGTGGCAGGACGGGCGCTGGAGCGTGGAGGGCGACGTCGTCGCCGATTATATCCGCGCCACGCTGGAAGACGGCTCGCCCGTGCCGCGGATCCCGCCGCTGCGGGTCGGTGCCGGGCTGAGCGTGTCACGCGATACGCTGTCGGTGCGCGGCGAGGTGGAGCGGGTTGCGGCGCAGGAGCGCACGGCGGCGTTCGAGACCGACACCGACGGCTTCACCATGGTCAACGGCTCGGTGAGCTGGAAGCCCTTGGGCGAGGATAGCGAGACGGTGCTGATGCTTCAGGCCAACAACATCTTCGACGTTACCGCGCGGCGCCATGCGAGCTTCACCAAGGACTTCGCGCCGCTGGCCGGGCGCGATATCCGGGCGACGGTGCGACTGAGCTTCTAGCACCCGAATTTTCCCGGGTCTGAAACGAAGAAGGGTCGGTCCGAGAGGACCGGCCCTTTTCACTTGCCGTCGTTAGGAAAGCTTGCATCCAGCCTCTTGGGGTCTGCATCCCGTCCAAAAGAAAAGGGCCGGTCCGAAGACCGACCCTTTCCTCTTCTGGCCGTTTTACCGGCCCCGGGCCTTAGCCGCGCTCCGGTTCCGGAGCGGGCGGCGGCGGCGGCGGCGGCGGCGGCGGCGGCGGGCACTGCTCGGTCGCCAGGATCACCGTGCCGTCGGGGCAGGTGATGGTCGCCGGGGGCGGGGGCGGCGGCGGCGTCGGCCGCGACACTACCGGCGGGGGAGCCGGCATGGCCGGCGCCGCGCCACCGAGGGCGAAGCTCAGACGGACAAGGCCCTGATGTGCATTGTAGCCGTCGGCAAAGTCGCCACCGTAAGCGAGCGCCAGACGACCGGCACCGATGTCGAAGCCGGCTTCGGCGTCGAGTTCGAAGTGGTCGTCGACACCAACGCGGCGCTGCACCACGTCGAAGCTACCCAGTTCGGCCGAGGTCAGGCGAACCACGTCTTCATCGTCACCGAAGTTCTCGACGTAGAAACCGCCGACACGGAAGTCGATGCCACCAGCATCATAGATGAGGTTGGCACCGGCCTTGCCTTCGAACCAGTCGTTGCCTTCGCGGTCGATGGCGAAGTCGAAGCCACCGACTTCGGTTTCGTCATAGCCAAAGTCGGCATAGTCGACACCGATGGTCGGGACGATCGACAGCGCCGGGCTCAGCGGGATACCGAAGCCGAGGTTGGCACTGGCGACCAGACCGTCGAGGTCATAGTCGTTGGTGACCAAGCCAAGGTCGGTGTCGCGCAGGGCCGAGCCGTCGGCCCAGACATAACCCAGTTCACCGTTGATGAAGCCATTCGAGCCGAGGTTCGCCAGCGCGTAGATGGCGGCCTTGTAGGCACCGATATCGCGATCGTAGACAAGGTCGTTGTCGCCGAAATCGATATTGGCATAGCCACCGGTGAGACCGATACGGGCACCGCCCAGATCG
The nucleotide sequence above comes from Sphingomicrobium arenosum. Encoded proteins:
- a CDS encoding PspA/IM30 family protein — protein: MPDLTPIHAQPKKRVRNLEPLGRTESAGAGNGGRLAPLGAMLSGPIFTRARDIIAANVNELIEKSQDPAKMIRMIIMEMEDVLAETRATAARAIADLTEMRAAHGRLEQLSLDWQGRAELALEKGREDLAKQALIERSKVSDMLGSLASEMSGIEEVLKGYEADIQRLQSKLHEARSRQASIASRIESAMSRARARELLYGERTEDAFARFEQLERRADMAEGHADAMGLGAKSLEEEFAELKAEERALEALEEMKKARATMQEAGDKGDRQ
- a CDS encoding PspC domain-containing protein, coding for MSKQYRYSLAREDKKVAGVCAAAGKRFGVDPTFLRIAFIFTFLVIEWELAVGAYIAAGLALTFMRAKELGAGNTTARSIEHKAPRGSVHDLRTKLDDRDRRMMAIDHHLSSHDSDKLAREIEELRAKVDAKKAEAGKDAAAASEGDA
- a CDS encoding TonB-dependent receptor, which encodes MISLLLASTALASVQSASAPTDSPAEEDRIVITGHVIEGLDLLAGASVVEGEDLVRSIETQVGDALTGVAGVSASSFTPGASRPILRGFSGERVRVLNDGIGSIDVSNTSADHAVTIDPLTAERIEVLRGPAVLIFGGQAIGGAVNVIDRRIPRTDTNEGYHVDFLGQLRSADDGSALGAALDVELVEDLYFHVDGSWNRGEDLEVGGFVLSDALRAEALEEAAEEREEGHFEEAEELEELADLRGVLPNSGFEQWSAAAGLGYVGERFEVGASYSIFDTDYGVPTRPGAHHHHEEGEEGEEEEGEEMVSIGMRQERLDARARVNLDGFFEHATLRLATADYTHTEFEGEEVGTVFDSSGFEARFELKQADRDGLHGAFGVQYYAREFDAVGAEAFLRDNETTSFGIFALEEFQPGALGIEAAARIDFTEHDSGFFDISRNFTTVSGALGTNYEVGPDATIGANLSYTERAPSPEELFSDGPHIATSAFEVGDPDLGVESSVGGELFARYESRAVAARATLWANWFDDFVYEADTGLEEDELPLFEYRQQGADFWGVELEASAPLWQDGRWSVEGDVVADYIRATLEDGSPVPRIPPLRVGAGLSVSRDTLSVRGEVERVAAQERTAAFETDTDGFTMVNGSVSWKPLGEDSETVLMLQANNIFDVTARRHASFTKDFAPLAGRDIRATVRLSF